A stretch of the Lineus longissimus chromosome 12, tnLinLong1.2, whole genome shotgun sequence genome encodes the following:
- the LOC135496986 gene encoding MICOS complex subunit Mic10-like, with product MANTNRTEDDLGKKWDRCLSDTGIKIVSGLGLGIVFSVIFFKRRPWPVAFGTGIGLGMGYANCQNDFNSNVYPRGFKKVQADNGSPANDS from the exons ATGGCGAACACGAATCGAACTGAAGACGATCTTGGCAAAAAATGGGACCGTTGTCTCTCAGACACGGGAATAAAAATAG TCAGTGGATTGGGACTGGGAATTGTTTTTTCTGTCATCTTCTTCAAAA GACGACCTTGGCCAGTGGCATTTGGCACTGGAATTGGTTTAGGGATGGGTTATGCTAATTGTCAAAATGACTTCAACAGTAATGTATATCCAAGGGGATTTAAGAAAGTT caaGCTGATAATGGAAGTCCTGCCAATGATTCATAA